From Ictidomys tridecemlineatus isolate mIctTri1 chromosome 2, mIctTri1.hap1, whole genome shotgun sequence, the proteins below share one genomic window:
- the Nup42 gene encoding nucleoporin NUP42 isoform X1, with translation MTICQFFLQGRCRFGDRCWNEHPGARGAGGGRQPPQQQPAGNNRRGWNATSQRYSSVIQPSSFSKSTPWGGSRDQEKPSFGSFDSEASTSRNRGFGFSENPFASPNSDEQTDEKKLLEGIVKDMEVWKSSGQWMFSVYSPVKKKPNISGFTDISPEELRLEYHNFLASNNLQSYLNSIQQLISQWSNRINELKSLTSSTKVALLSDDGVNQAAPTFGFGSRPAGTFGSPGFPVNNSSSDNAQNFSFKTTPGFVTASSGSPSVFGSPLTFGAVPSASSATSTSTPTFGFGKPEITSAVSFSFKSPSASSFGSPGFSGFPASLAAGPVGAPVASAFGNTSSMAGFGSPSSHSYTAFSKPSNDIFGDSNISTSLPFSNVIVTTDNVLFTPKDQLTVEELEQFQSKKFILGKIPLKPPPVELLNI, from the exons ATGACCATTTGTCAGTTCTTCCTTCAAGGCCGGTGCCGCTTTGGAGACCGGTGCTGGAACGAACATCCCGGCGCCCGGGGTGCGGGCGGGGGACGGCAACCACCACAGCAGCAGCCCGCAG gtAATAATAGGCGTGGATGGAATGCCACCAGTCAGAGATATTCCAGTGTCATCCAGCCATCCAGTTTCTCCAAATCCACACCATGGGGGGGCAGCAGAGATCAAGAAAAGCCATCTTTTGGTTCTTTTGATTCTGAAGCTTCAACTAGCAGGAACAGGGGCTTTGGATTTTCTGAGAACCCATTTGCTTCACCTAACTCTGATGAGCAGACAGATGAAAAGAAACTTCT ggaagGAATTGTGAAAGATATGGAAGTTTGGAAATCATCAGGACAGTGGATGTTTTCAGTTTATTCACCAGTGAAAAAGAAACCTAATATTTCAG GTTTTACAGACATTTCACCAGAGGAGTTGAGGCTTGAATACCATAACTTCTTAGCCAGCAATAACTTACAGAGTTAT CTAAATTCCATCCAACAGTTAATAAGTCAGTGGAGTAATAGGATAAATGAACTGAAAAGTCTAACTTCCTCAACGAAAGTAGCTTTG CTCTCTGATGATGGAGTAAATCAAGCAGCACCTACTTTTGGATTTGGAAGTAGGCCAGCAGGAACATTTGGATCACCAG GTTTTCCAGTGAATAATAGCAGCAGTGATAATGCtcagaattttagttttaaaacaacCCCTGGATTTGTCACTGCCTCTTCTGGAAGCCCTTCAGTGTTCGGGAGTCCTCTAACATTTGGTGCTGTACCCTCTGCCAGTTCAGCCACCTCTACTTCCACTCCAACTTTTGGATTTGGGAAGCCTGAAATTACATCtgctgtttcattttcatttaaaagtccTTCAGCTTCCAGTTTTGGATCACCTGGATTTTCAGGATTTCCAGCTTCCTTGGCAGCGGGTCCTGTTGGAGCTCCAGTGGCCTCAGCCTTTGGAAACACCAGTTCTATGGCTGGTTTTGGTAGTCCCAGCTCACATTCTTACACTGCCTTTTCCAAGCCATCTAATGACATCTTTGGAGATAGCAACATATCCACCTCTCTCCCATTCTCAAATGTCATCGTCACCACAGATAATGTGTTATTCACACCCAAGGATCAATTAACAGTAGAAGAACTAGAACAATTTCAGTCTAAGAAATTTATCCTGGGAAAAATTCCATTAAAGCCACCACCTGTGGagcttctaaatatttaa
- the Nup42 gene encoding nucleoporin NUP42 isoform X2, translating to MEVWKSSGQWMFSVYSPVKKKPNISGFTDISPEELRLEYHNFLASNNLQSYLNSIQQLISQWSNRINELKSLTSSTKVALLSDDGVNQAAPTFGFGSRPAGTFGSPGFPVNNSSSDNAQNFSFKTTPGFVTASSGSPSVFGSPLTFGAVPSASSATSTSTPTFGFGKPEITSAVSFSFKSPSASSFGSPGFSGFPASLAAGPVGAPVASAFGNTSSMAGFGSPSSHSYTAFSKPSNDIFGDSNISTSLPFSNVIVTTDNVLFTPKDQLTVEELEQFQSKKFILGKIPLKPPPVELLNI from the exons ATGGAAGTTTGGAAATCATCAGGACAGTGGATGTTTTCAGTTTATTCACCAGTGAAAAAGAAACCTAATATTTCAG GTTTTACAGACATTTCACCAGAGGAGTTGAGGCTTGAATACCATAACTTCTTAGCCAGCAATAACTTACAGAGTTAT CTAAATTCCATCCAACAGTTAATAAGTCAGTGGAGTAATAGGATAAATGAACTGAAAAGTCTAACTTCCTCAACGAAAGTAGCTTTG CTCTCTGATGATGGAGTAAATCAAGCAGCACCTACTTTTGGATTTGGAAGTAGGCCAGCAGGAACATTTGGATCACCAG GTTTTCCAGTGAATAATAGCAGCAGTGATAATGCtcagaattttagttttaaaacaacCCCTGGATTTGTCACTGCCTCTTCTGGAAGCCCTTCAGTGTTCGGGAGTCCTCTAACATTTGGTGCTGTACCCTCTGCCAGTTCAGCCACCTCTACTTCCACTCCAACTTTTGGATTTGGGAAGCCTGAAATTACATCtgctgtttcattttcatttaaaagtccTTCAGCTTCCAGTTTTGGATCACCTGGATTTTCAGGATTTCCAGCTTCCTTGGCAGCGGGTCCTGTTGGAGCTCCAGTGGCCTCAGCCTTTGGAAACACCAGTTCTATGGCTGGTTTTGGTAGTCCCAGCTCACATTCTTACACTGCCTTTTCCAAGCCATCTAATGACATCTTTGGAGATAGCAACATATCCACCTCTCTCCCATTCTCAAATGTCATCGTCACCACAGATAATGTGTTATTCACACCCAAGGATCAATTAACAGTAGAAGAACTAGAACAATTTCAGTCTAAGAAATTTATCCTGGGAAAAATTCCATTAAAGCCACCACCTGTGGagcttctaaatatttaa